One Besnoitia besnoiti strain Bb-Ger1 chromosome VIII, whole genome shotgun sequence DNA segment encodes these proteins:
- a CDS encoding adenylate kinase superfamily protein (encoded by transcript BESB_084530) has product MSPLRAFLPHPAAEMVSLEAARERGAHTPCACSPSHSPADSRGSAPSRRASLSRAAPCAASPSSVSSVSSAVSAPVSLASGGGAASASACPLPAPLARPPHPLILLCGPPCSGKGSLATLLCRRLAFSHVSTGDLLRRFLQRRSARAQTEDARERAGEGKAAGAEDAASKKSRDDESSHADEASRALQSGGLVSDALIVQLLHREMERLSRRHAKEEEEPSHAAPEERGRARGYRGGVVLEGFPRSAEQVDMLYAINCTPDAVVCLDVKDTVLFQRMGGRLIDPETAQVYGAANPPPAAILHRLVRRDDDKQDVLENRIELYRRSWRDISRRLRSHSQWRALQQEERALYRAGRTPEDLGGHTLVEERERRSVERLQDATLHAAVEALERKDAEGKTTGEVGEEEPHEDIGIIDGSRHIEDVYGDVLVFLRKKFGDKIEEQTLQTPAS; this is encoded by the exons atgtctccgctgcgggcCTTTCTCCCTCATCCGGCTGCTGAGATGGTGTCTCTggaagccgcgagagagagaggtgcACACACCCCCTGCGCGTGTTCGCCATCTCACTCGCCTGCAGACTCGAGAGGCAgtgcgccgtcgcgtcgcgcatccctctcgcgagcggcgccttgcgccgcctcgccctcttccgTCTCGTCGGTCTCTTCGGCAGTCTCTGCTCCGGTCTCCTTGGCCTCTGGGgggggcgccgcgtctgcttcggCGTGCCCGcttcccgcgcctctcgcgcgcccgccgcatccgctgattctcctctgcggcccTCCATGCAGCGGGAAGGGCAGTTTGGCGACTCTGCTctgtcggcgcctcgccttctcacACGTGAGCACGGGCgacctgctgcggcgcttcctgcagcggcgctccgcgcgggcgcagaccgaggacgcgcgcgagcgagccggGGAAGGgaaggctgcaggcgcagaagacgccgcgtcgaagaagagccgcgacgacgagtcGAGCCACGCCGACGAAGCCAGCAGagcgctgcagagcggcggcctcgtctcgGACGCGCTGATTGTCCAGCTTCTGCACAGGGAGATGGAGCGACTGAGtcgcagacacgcgaaggaagaagaagagcccagccacgcggcgcctgaagagagaggccgcgcacgcggatACCGGGGCGGAGTCGTGTTGGAGGGGTTCCCGAGGAGTGCGGAGCAGGTCGACATGCTGTACGCGATCAACTGCACACCAG ACGCCGTTGTGTGCCTGGACGTCAAAGACACGGTACTTTTCCAGCGGATGGGCGGGCGCCTGATCGACCCTGAGACTGCGCAGGTCTATGGCGCGGCGAATCCTCCTCCGGCCGCGATTCTGCATCGCCTGgtgcgccgcgacgacgacaaACAGGACGTTCTGGAGAACCGGATTGAGCTCTACAGGCGGAGCTGGAGGGATATctccaggcgcctccgctcgcacTCGCAgtggcgcgcgctgcagcaggaagaGCGCGCGCTTTACCGCGCAGGGCGCACGCCGGAAGACCTCGGGGGGCACACACTCGTCGAGGAACGCGAAAGAAGGAGCGTGGAGCGGCTCCAGGACGCCACGCTGCATgccgccgtggaggcgctcgagcgGAAAGACGCGGAAGGAAAAACAACGGGCGAggtgggcgaggaggagccgcaCGAAGACATCGGAATCATCGACGGCAGCCGGCACATCGAGGACGTGTACGGCGatgtcctcgtcttcctgcgGAAGAAATTCGGTGACAAAATCGAAGAGCAAACCCTCCAGACACCCGCCAGCTAG